The sequence below is a genomic window from Ipomoea triloba cultivar NCNSP0323 chromosome 10, ASM357664v1.
TTCTACAACTACATAAGCATCATGCTTGGCTTAAATGTGGCTACTTTATTCGCTTGTGCACTTGCAGCAAATGGTGCTGGATTTGGGCTCTGGTATGTTTCCTTGTGTAACTTCCCATAAGTTTTGTAGCATGTCAAATTTGCAACAATCCATTTATGCCCCCAGTCTCAGTTATTTTGTTGGGCAAAAAGTTTTACGAAATCCACTTCCTCTGTCAGTAGTCAATAAAGTGGTTTGTCAACATCTTACACCTAGTTCATGGTTGCTGCTTCTATTCATACGTTGTCCAGGTTGTATAACATCATGGTCATTTTCTACCACGCCTTCTACCTCCCTCTTCTATATGTGACCTTCCTGGCAGACTTTTTCCAGGTGaaaatcatttattatttattctctACATCTAAACCCCTCAATATTACTGCCCAAGTTTCTTTCCAGTACTTGGCTAGTGCCCATAAGTGCCTTTTTTTGTTGTGCCTGCAGGAAGAACATATGAATTTGGAGAATGCATATTACTCAGAGATGAAGGATGCCGGCTTCTTTGATATTGATTGGGAGGATAACATGGCAACTACTCCCTAATGAGGtgatttcaactttcaagtttgtaaatgtgtaaatatttttgtttggaGAATAAAAGATTCTAATTGTATTGTCATTTTTCAAGGATGTTTTCCATTAATCAACTTGTGAAATTCTTAGTGTTACATGGGGGGTTGGTGCCATTGCAAGGTGTACAGCTACATTTtcacaaaacattaaaaactcCTCATGTCCATTCATGGAAGCATTTGTTATGTTCCACGAGAAAGAACCCTTGTAGGAGTTTGAGTAGTTTAAGGAAATGGTGTAGCATTCATGTTTTAGCATAACTAATTATTAAATTGGGATTTTATTTAAATCAAGCTAACTCTAAGGATCAAACTTAACAAATCAACAAACATGTCCACACTGGGAAGAAGTCATATTGTGCTGAATTTGACAAGATAGAGGAAACAATGATCAAGAAACCAAGACAGACTAAAGCTCCAAAGCCTAGTAAAGCTATCTAAGCAGTAACCAAACACATCTTTAAATAACTTCCTCTCCTGATTATTCTAGCAGTCCTTTTCCTCAATAAGCTTCTCTATAAGATCTGCAGCATCCTGGACCGACACAATCGCCTGGGCATTGTCCTCTTCCACAGTTATGCCGAAAGTCTCCTCAAGCCCCATCACAATTTCAACCTGAATTGCTAAACACCATTAGTTAAGAACATGGGAAGTGTGTTTTTGTGAATTGAACACTAAGGCTGGCTGGCCTTTACCGTATCAAGAGAATCAGCTCCAAGTTCTGCAAACTTGGATTCCCCACACACAGAGATATCGTCACCCAGAGCAAGTTGTTTCTTAACTACAGAGCAAACTTTGTCGACAGTCTCGGGCTTGGCCTGTTAATTtgcaaaatcaaaaaaaaaacttaacatttGTGCCCAAATAAGCATTAAAGAGTTAGCTGACCAGACTCTCAGATCACTGATGTATCCCAATTAGCAACCTGGACACATAAGGACTGAAATGACTGGTAGataaatacaatgtatatatacaagaaaGTGAAGAAACAAACCACCACCCTGGGCTGCATTGTGctaaatattttgtataattgtacCTACAAACCTAAGTTGATTTTATGTATAATAGAACACTTAAAAGCTAAACACCTTCAGAACAAATCCCTATACCAGCAAATACAACAgcattcataacataaaatgaGAAGCTACTTACAGCACAGGAAATCCGAAGGCCTCTTGTGCGGAAGCTGAATGGCAGAGCTCTCTGCTGAATGGGAAATGCAACTCTTTTCAAGCTAGATAGCCTCATTCCCTGTTTTTACATGTTCAAACTCaattaaaacaacaacaatatatatataattcatcaaAAAGCCAACACTAGAGAAAATGACTGAAATCTGTTATACTTATACCACATCTAAATTTCCAACCCAACTTACCAAGTTTCAGAAACAACTTAAGAATTCAACCCTAAAAACAATTCCGATTTTGTGATAAGAACTCCAATTTTCAAAACTCAACTTCTCAGTACCAAAACGCATAAGATACAACACTTGATCATATCAGGTAGTAATTATTTCACTTATTTTTGCTCATATAAAAATCTAAACCCTACTAAATTCCTCAACCAAAGGAATTCAAGCCAAATAAATCACAGGAATTTGAGATCCAGAAGAGAATCAAATCATACGCACCGAGTTCTGAGGTGAAACTTGAGGGCGGGAGCGGAGGGAGATCAACGAAGCACCACCGACGGCCGCCATGTCTGTCTCCAATGGAAATCGCAGAGTAGAATACAGGTTGGATCTACTCACACTCACACGcagcgtgtatatatatatagggagagaGGTAAAGAGGGAGACGGAAAATGCGACGGAGAGTACGAAGAGTGTGTGGGAATTGGCAGTGGCGCATACATATATTATCGGATAAACCTAAAAATGTAAGGTGTCATGTGACTATGTGAGTTATTCAAGTCGCCCCAAATACTTCGATGCTCACTATAGTACATTAGTAGTTGTAGCTACTAGCTACTCATACACTCATAATAACCCCCTCAAGTTTTCAGAAATTGCAACCAcatccctcttttttttttcttttatgacAAACCCATCCATTCTTGCATTTCTATCAATTCATTCATATGTTgcaaaaatgatattataatttaaaatatatggttttatataactttataacaaaaaaaaaaaaagaagtatactATTGTATTAGTTTggtgattattattatgtgtGATACAAACTGATTTTTAACGTTTTTCTTTTTACATCTATAAGTCATCGAAAATTAGATTTGTGGCATCTGACGTTGCTGGTATTCGAAGTTCAATGTGTTGCCACGACTAGGATTGACTTTGAGCATTTGCAAGTTGAGTGGTTGCACATAATCTCAaagttgtgtgtgtgtgtgtgtgtgtttgtatcTTGTTTCATAGACCATTAAatgtctatttaattaatttttttttgtcggaaaggaagggaggaaaCCCCATGAGAAACAGCTACTAGGATGTCTTTCTCACAACACGCTCGCTTGTGACATGCACAATATCGTTGAGGTAGACCTCTTCATACACGGGAGGGCAGGTGCCAACAATCTTCCTTTCGTCAGATTGGAGCAAAACCCAACAAAGCAAGAGAGTCCGCCACCTTATTTTGTTCCCATATTCTTAGAAGATGCGAGAGAGCTGTGGAGGTCTGGATGATTTTTGCATCTAGAGAAAAACGAAGGACATGGAGTCATCTCAACTTTAAGAGTTGGATCGTGGCGAACATCACAGACGATGGAGGAAGCGAATAGGACAGAGAGTAGCCCCGCCTGTTTGCCATAATCTCTTGGTGGCTCTAGAGATGGAGAAATGATCGAGTTTTCTATGGGAAAGAGGTGGACGCTCGGAACAAGCTTATCTGGATCAAGGAAGCCGATGAGGAAGTCCAATGTGTTTTCCTCAGGCAGGATAATGGTAGGGGAGCGGCAAGAACGAAGAAAAGGGTGAGACTTAGATGGGAAGCTTTGGTCAACCATCGTTACACAATCAACGCCAATGGAAGTGTCAAAACAGGGCTGAATAAAACTGGCTTCGGTGGAGTCTTGCGAAATAGTAAGGGAGAATGACTTGAAGGTATCCTGGGAAGTTTAGCCTTTGGTGATCCATCTCTTATTGAAGCGAGAGCAATTGTGGCAAGCCTCTCGCCTGAACTGGGCGTGGCATAAGAATATCCGTGATTTGGAAATTCAATCTGATGCAAAGAATGTGGTCCAGTGAATTTAGGATGGTTCGGTTGAGCGTGGGCCGATTCGTCTTTGTATTGAGGAGGCGAGATGGTGGCCTCctagtactatatatatatgcaacaaGTTACTATTAATGTGACATTGTATGAGTTATATACTTGTTTAAGGTGTGAGAGTGACTTGATTTGATGAATTAAACAACTTTGAACTAAAACCTAATGTTAAAAATACCAAACAAAGACATGTTGTCCCCATATGggattttagttttaatttgtttttagatTACGTTTATCCATGTCACACTCTTTTACTTTTAAAGTTATACACTACTCTCatatcattatatttataatttattcacTATTTTCTCCATATCTTTAGAATTCAAACTCACtttcatcaataataataataataataataataataataataataaataaataaatttaaaaataaaaaaatacaaatactaCTATTTTTTACAGCCTTTCGTATAGCTTGCAAGTCACATAATACAtgacataaaataaaataaaaatcatgtcCTTGTCATGTGACTTACAATTGATAAACTTGTAGGGATATGATGTTTGTAGTTGTAGCTTTTGGTTCAAAATTATCCACTTCCTCAAGTCATATTAGTAACCGATTAAATATGTAATATCATAATTTAACTATAGCATGTTCATGatttaaattacttaattagactttttttttttcaattaaatgtTTCAATTACACTATTAGTTGAAAATATTATACACTTttttgcaatataatataatatttgttatttttgtgtgaagtttttaaaatggtataatctATGACTATTCAcaaatttttgaagaaaaagaaattgttaAAAT
It includes:
- the LOC116032788 gene encoding acyl carrier protein 1, chloroplastic — translated: MAAVGGASLISLRSRPQVSPQNSGMRLSSLKRVAFPIQQRALPFSFRTRGLRISCAAKPETVDKVCSVVKKQLALGDDISVCGESKFAELGADSLDTVEIVMGLEETFGITVEEDNAQAIVSVQDAADLIEKLIEEKDC